From the Priestia koreensis genome, one window contains:
- a CDS encoding YslB family protein, whose protein sequence is MSNVHTEEEQTITEQKEHTDTPPISDSMSVPYFGYQLIRDVLLPDLLGKDTEQILYWAGKNIARKHPVETPEEIVMFFIRTGWGALSLLKQDKNEMELEISGPMVEKRLKENKGCSFHLEAGFIAQQIQQQNQCVAEAYLTLKERAHKVMITVKWDKKDKL, encoded by the coding sequence ATGAGCAACGTACATACTGAAGAAGAACAGACTATTACTGAACAAAAAGAGCATACCGATACACCACCCATCTCAGATAGTATGAGTGTGCCATACTTTGGCTATCAGCTTATCCGCGATGTACTATTACCTGATCTATTAGGAAAAGATACGGAGCAAATTTTATACTGGGCAGGAAAAAATATTGCTCGTAAGCACCCTGTGGAAACACCTGAAGAAATCGTGATGTTTTTTATTCGCACCGGTTGGGGCGCTCTTTCTCTTTTAAAGCAAGATAAAAATGAGATGGAGCTTGAAATTTCAGGACCAATGGTTGAAAAACGCTTAAAAGAGAATAAAGGCTGTTCCTTCCATTTAGAAGCCGGCTTCATTGCTCAACAAATTCAGCAGCAAAATCAATGTGTGGCAGAAGCCTATTTAACATTAAAAGAGCGAGCTCATAAAGTGATGATTACGGTAAAATGGGATAAAAAAGATAAGTTATAA
- a CDS encoding succinate dehydrogenase cytochrome b558 subunit translates to MATSKEFQLRRLHSLLGVLPVGLFLLQHLVVNHFATGGAESFNKAAEFMEHLPFRYVLETVIIFLPLYFHAIYGLYIAFTAKSNVGKFSHFRNWMFMLQRITGVITLIFVTWHVWQTRVQAALGSEVNFDMMADIFSNPAMVAFYIVGILSTVFHFANGLWSFGVTWGLTITPRAQRISTYVTMVIFVALAVVGIQAILAFT, encoded by the coding sequence ATGGCAACAAGCAAGGAATTTCAGTTACGCAGATTACATTCACTTTTAGGAGTTCTTCCGGTTGGTCTTTTTCTATTACAACATTTAGTGGTAAACCATTTCGCAACGGGCGGCGCTGAGTCGTTTAACAAAGCAGCAGAATTCATGGAGCATTTACCATTCCGATATGTTTTAGAAACTGTTATTATCTTTTTGCCTTTATACTTTCACGCAATTTATGGATTGTACATTGCCTTTACAGCAAAAAGTAATGTAGGAAAGTTTAGTCACTTCCGTAACTGGATGTTTATGCTACAACGAATCACAGGTGTAATCACGTTAATTTTCGTAACATGGCACGTATGGCAAACACGCGTGCAAGCAGCGTTAGGTTCAGAGGTTAACTTTGATATGATGGCTGACATTTTCAGTAATCCAGCAATGGTTGCATTTTACATCGTCGGAATTTTATCAACAGTATTCCACTTCGCTAACGGCTTATGGTCATTCGGTGTAACATGGGGTCTTACAATCACTCCACGTGCACAACGCATCTCTACTTATGTAACAATGGTTATCTTTGTAGCGTTAGCAGTAGTAGGAATTCAAGCGATTTTAGCATTCACGTGA
- a CDS encoding aspartate kinase has protein sequence MAIIVQKFGGTSVGSVDRIQNVANRVTQEVENGNQVVVVVSAMGKTTDELVRLATELNEKPSKREMDMLLTTGEQITISLLTMALQQKGYDAVSYTGWQAGIETESVHGNARITDIKTATIHSQLEKGNIVVVAGFQGLSAEGNITTLGRGGSDTTAVALAAALGAQKCDIYTDVTGVYTTDPRYVKAARKLKSISYDEMLELANLGAGVLHPRAVEFAKNYHLPLEVRSSLELENGTIVEEEASMEQNLVVRGIAFEDNISRITVAGVKNSLTTLSTIFTTLANYQINVDIIIQSITSAGQNALSFSVKTEDVEQTLEVLERYADRIGYEDVEHENDLAKVSIVGSGMISNPGVAAEMFEVLANQSIEVKMVSTSEIKVSTVVAYGDMIKAIEALHEAFELSVEETVEV, from the coding sequence ATGGCAATTATCGTTCAAAAATTTGGTGGAACATCAGTAGGTTCAGTCGATCGGATTCAGAATGTTGCAAATCGAGTGACGCAGGAAGTAGAAAACGGGAATCAGGTCGTTGTGGTCGTTTCAGCAATGGGGAAAACCACCGATGAATTGGTACGTTTAGCGACGGAACTAAACGAAAAGCCTAGCAAACGAGAAATGGATATGCTACTGACAACGGGTGAGCAGATTACAATTTCCCTGCTTACAATGGCTCTACAGCAAAAAGGATATGATGCTGTTTCCTATACAGGTTGGCAGGCAGGAATTGAAACAGAAAGCGTGCATGGCAATGCACGAATCACAGATATCAAAACGGCTACTATCCACAGCCAGCTTGAAAAAGGGAACATTGTCGTTGTGGCAGGCTTTCAAGGCCTTTCAGCGGAAGGGAACATCACGACGCTTGGGCGTGGAGGATCAGATACAACTGCTGTTGCGCTAGCGGCCGCTTTAGGAGCACAAAAGTGCGATATTTACACAGACGTAACGGGCGTATATACAACAGACCCTCGTTATGTAAAAGCAGCACGAAAGCTGAAATCTATTTCGTATGATGAAATGCTAGAGCTCGCTAATCTTGGCGCTGGAGTTTTGCATCCGCGAGCGGTGGAATTTGCAAAGAACTATCATTTGCCATTAGAGGTTCGTTCAAGCTTAGAATTAGAAAACGGAACGATTGTTGAGGAGGAAGCATCAATGGAACAAAACTTAGTTGTTAGAGGGATTGCATTTGAAGACAATATTTCTCGCATTACGGTAGCGGGAGTTAAAAATAGTTTAACGACACTTTCGACGATTTTTACGACACTTGCAAACTATCAGATCAATGTTGATATTATTATTCAAAGCATAACATCTGCTGGGCAAAATGCACTATCATTCTCAGTTAAGACAGAAGACGTGGAACAAACGCTAGAAGTATTAGAACGCTATGCCGATCGTATCGGCTATGAGGACGTTGAACATGAAAACGATCTTGCAAAAGTTTCAATCGTTGGTTCTGGAATGATCTCAAACCCGGGGGTTGCAGCAGAGATGTTTGAGGTATTAGCCAACCAGAGCATTGAAGTGAAAATGGTTAGTACATCTGAAATCAAAGTGTCAACTGTGGTAGCCTATGGCGACATGATTAAAGCGATCGAAGCACTTCACGAAGCGTTCGAATTATCAGTAGAGGAAACGGTGGAAGTATAA